One Nicotiana tomentosiformis chromosome 1, ASM39032v3, whole genome shotgun sequence genomic window, AATAAACCCTTAGGAtagataaatgaaatgggggtcgggttataaaattagaaaaatgaagccccgacccAGATCTGCGGTGgcatatgcgaccacaaaacACTTTTGCGGTCCACAAATCGACCTCATAATTGGTGTTCCAAAATTAGGACCTTCGGGTTGGGTCTGTGGTAGTTATGCGGTCGAATAtatgttcctaatgtagatggcttgagagagttgattcttgaggagtctCATAGTTCGCGGTGTTTTATTCATCCGAGTGCCGCGGAGATATACCGCGATTTGACGCAGCACTATTGGTgatggaggatgaagaaggacattgttgtGCATATTTAACAATGTTTGAACTGTCAGTAGGTtatgtatgagcatcagagatcgggtggTTTGTTTCAAAGCTATATatacccgagtggaagtgggagcgtatcactatagattttgtggtTTGGCTAACATAGACCTTGAAGAGATTTGAAGTtttatgggtcattgtggacagactgaccaagtctgcacacttcgttccagtcatgactacctacactttagagcagctggctcagatttTTCTTTGAGAGATTATTCGTCTGCGGGGTAtgcctgtgtctattatctcagatcgaggcactcagtttacatcacatttttggagagtcgtGTAGCGtaagttaggcacacaggttgagctGAGTACGACATTTCATCCTCTAACGGATGGATAGTCCGAGCGTATTATTCAGATCGTAGATAAATTCTGAGCATGTGCCATTGATTTTAGGTGCCAGTGGATCAGTTTCTACCGTTAGCACAGTTCTCCTACAACATCAGCTACCAGTCAAGTGTACAAATggatccttatgaggccttatataggaggGGATGTCGTTCTCCAGGTGTTGGTTTGAGCctgagaggctaggttgttgggcactgattttgtTCGTattgctttggagaaggtgaaattgattcaggtgCGACTTCATACAGTGCAGTCCAGGAAAAtaagttatgctgataggaaggctcgTGACGTGGCATTCATGGTGGGTAAGAAGGTTCCACTTAGAATGTTGTCCATGAAGAGTGTGAtaaggttcgagaagaaggggaAGTTGAGTCGTCGGTATAATGGTCCTTTTGAGGTTctagagagagttggagaggtggcctacatacttgctttgccacccagcttatcaggggtccatccggtgtttcatgtttccacgcATCAGAAGTATTATgatgacctatcacatgtgttggatttcaactCAGTGCAGTTGAAAAATGATTTGACTGATGAAGAGGAGTCG contains:
- the LOC138909336 gene encoding uncharacterized protein; the encoded protein is MEDEEGHCCAYLTMFELSVGYVRLHTVQSRKISYADRKARDVAFMVGKKVPLRMLSMKSVIRFEKKGKLSRRYNGPFEVLERVGEVAYILALPPSLSGVHPVFHVSTHQKYYDDLSHVLDFNSVQLKNDLTDEEESVAILDRKVRKL